One Kushneria konosiri genomic window, GTTTGGACGCAAAAAACATCACCCGGGGAAGTTTGGACGAGTGCTGATGCTGGCCCTGGTAACGGCAATGGCATTTCAATCATCGCAGGCTTCGGAAACGGCCAAAACGCCAGTGCCTGACACCCTGACGTGGACGGTACCTTTTGGCGTCGGTGGCGGTACCGATGTCTGGGCACGGTTCATGTCCCACTGGGTGGGCGAGTCGCTTGAGAATCATCCGGCCATTGTCATCAACAATGTGCCGGGTGGCGGCTCGATTACCGGCGCGAATCTTTTCTATAGCCGCGCACGCAGCAATGGCGCCGAAATGATCGTCACCTCGGCCTCAACCCAATACCCGGCCATGCTGAAAGACCCCAGGGTTCGGTTCGACTACAGTCGCTGGACGCCCATTATTGCGGCCCCCACCGGTGGGGTAGTGTATGCCCAGTCCAGCATGGGCGAGGACCCCAAAAAGATCATGGAGCACCTGCGCCAGCATGAGACCAAGTTCGGCGCCCAGACCCCGACCGGTCTGGAACTGCCGATTCTGCTGGCCTTTGACATGCTGGGACTACAGGTCGACCCGGTGTTTGGCATGCGCAGCCGCGGCGAAGGACGCCTGGCCTTTGAACGAGGCGAGGCCGGCATCGATTTTCAGACAACCTCGGCCTACTTCAGTAGCGTCACCCCACTGGTCAAATCAGGTCAGGCCGTTCCCCTGTTTTCACTGGGCGTCATGAACGATGACAACATCATCGTGCGCGACCCTGCCTTCCCGGACCTGCCGACCTTCAGCGAGCTCTATCTCGCCCAGCCAGACACCAGCCGTGACGACATGGCCTATCAGGTCTATCACAAGTTTTTCGCCTCGGGATATGCCCTCCAGAAGCTGCTGCTGGTCCCCAGGGATATCGATGCCTCACTGCTTGCGACCTATCTTGATGCCGCCCGGAAGCTGGCCAAAAACCCCGAGTTTCTGGAAGCCGCGCGTCAGCGCATCGGGCCCTATGACCCGGTCACAGGCGAGGTCGCGGCCCGTCAGCTTGAAGCGGCCATGCAGATGAGTCAGGAGCGCCGTCAATGGATCGTCGATTGGCTCAAGCAAAGGCACGACATTCGTGTGGTGACGCAATGAATTTGAGCCTTCCTGAAACAATCGCATCACATCAGGTAATCGAGGACCTGCATCATGTTTGAATCAATGGTCTCAGGGATCGGTCAGATCCTGACGGTCTCCCATCTTTTATATATGTGCCTTGGCGTCTCGGTAGGGCTGCTGGTCGGTATCATTCCGGGCCTGGGCGGAATTGCCGGAATGGCGCTGCTGCTTCCCTTCCTTTATGGCATGGACCCCGGCCTGGCCCTGGGTATGCTGATGGGCATGGTGGCGGTCATTCCCACCGGAGATACCTTCGCCTCGGTTCTGATGGGCATCCCCGGTTCGAGCTCCTCTCAGGCCACCGTCATGGACGGCTTTCCGCTGGCCAAAAAGGGGCAGGCTGCCCGCGCCCTTTCAAGTGCCTTTCTGTCATCACTGTGTGGCGGGGTCATTGGTGCGCTGATCCTGACCATTTTCATCCTGATGGCTCGACCGCTGGTCCTGGGCTTTTCCTCATCAGAGCTTTTTGTTCTGACCATGCTGGGTCTGGCCATGGTGGCGGTACTCTCCGGCGGTCAGCTCTTCAAGGGCATTGCCGCCTGCGGCCTGGGGCTACTGGTTGGCGCCATGGGGACGGCACCGGCCACGGGCGAATTTCGTCTTAACATGGGTATCGAGTATCTGTTTGACGGTATCCCGCTGGTCGTCGTGGGTCTGGGTATTTTTGCCATCCCGGAAATCATCGAGCTGATGATTCAGAAAAGCAGCATCGCACGGGATCAGGCCGGACTGGGCAAGGGCTGGAAACGCGGCGTTCTGGATGTCTGGCAAAATCGTGGACTGGTCGCTCGCTGCGCCGGGATCGGCAGTATCATCGGCACCATCCCCGGGCTTGCCGGCTCGGTGGTCGACTGGCTGACCTACGGCTATGCCAGCCGAACGGTCAAGGGTGAAAAGCATTTTGGTCAGGGCGACATTCGTGGCGTCATTGCGCCTGAATCTGCCAATAACGCCTGTGCCTGCGGTGCCATGGTGCCGACGCTGCTGTTTGGTGTGCCCGGCTCGGGTACAGCCGCCATTTTCCTGGGCGGCCTGCTGCTGCTGGGGCTTGAGCCCGGTGTCAGCATGATCACCACGCATCTGGATCTGACCTACAACATTATCTGGTCGCTGGCGCTGGCCAACATTCTGGGCGCCGCCTTTTGCCTGATGCTGGCAAGACCCGTGGCACAGCTGACGCGCGTCCCGTTTGCCCTGATCGCGCCCGTCATCACGATGCTGGTGCTGTTTGCCGCCTATCAGGCAACGCGCTCGCTGGGAGACTGGTACTCCCTGATTGCCATAGGCGCCATTGGCCTGATGTTCAAGCAGGCCGGCTGGTCCAGACCGGCCTTTCTAATCGGATTTGTACTGGCGCCCGGCGCTGAAACGTATTTCTATCAGAGCATTCAGTTCAATGGTCTGGCCGGGTTTATGCGCCCGGGGGTTCTGATCATCCTGTCGATCACTGCACTGGCACTGCTCTACCCGCTGGGCAGAAAGCTGCTGGCACGTCGCCGAAATACGGCCTCTGACAAGACAGCGGCAACCACCGTCGTTGAAAAGACCCAGGCAACATGGGGCGTTGTGGACATGATCCTGGTCGTGGGCATGCTGCTGGTCGCGGCCCTGTCCTGGTACGACGTCCGTGACATCTCCTTTATCGCCCATGTCTTCCCGATGCTCTCCATTGTCTTTCTGGGCGGTGGTGCTCTGGCGGTCGCCATTCAGATTCGAACGGAAGGCGCCATTCGTGTCGAGCAGCCGGCTCTTCAGGGCCTGTGCTGGCTGGCCGGTCTTCTGATGGTTGTTGTCGTGGCCTCTGTACTGGGATTTGTCAGCACTGCTGCCCTGGGCAGTCTTCTTTTCCTGACATTTGTGGCAAGGGCACACTGGCTGACCATCGTATTGATCACGCTGGGGATCGTGGCCTTTTTGCTCGGCATGCAATCGCTCCTTTCACTCCAATATCCTTCAGGCCTGCTGGACGGTCTGATTCTTCCCTCCAGTTGAAACAAGTGACGACGCAAACAAGCCCCGCCATGTGCGGGGCTTTTTTACGCGACGAACAGGCATCATCAGTGTCCACGGTACTCATCAAGCCAGAGCTTGCGAGGCCGCAATGGCGCCTTAACAGAGCACGACCCACACAACCACAAGATATAAGAATCCACTTAAAAAAACGTAATGCATACATGAATACACACAATCTCATCTAATATAGCCGCTCCTACCAAAGCACTACAAAAGACGATTATTTATGACACGCAGCGCACAGCGCATCGATTGGATCGATGCGGCCAAGGGGGCCTGTATTCTCGCGGTGGTGGTGTACCACTTCGATATTTTCATCTATCAGGGCATGCATGGCGGGCATCCCATTGTCGCCTTGTGGGATGGTGTCATTTCGGCGCTCAGGCCGTTGCGCATGCCGCTTTTCTTTTTGATTTCGGGCTATCTGGCCAGTACCAGCATCAGCCGTCGCAGCTGGGCGCAGATACGAACCAAAAAGATTGCCTCACTACTCTGGGTATATGTTCTCTGGGCGGTCATCTACTGGGTCATCGTGGTTCATATCCTGCCCGGAAATCCCTGGTTTGAAAGCAGCTTCAATCAGGATATGACCATGAAGGATTTTATCCGACGCATGGTGACGGCCAACATTTCCCTCTGGTATCTGTACGCGCTGGTTCTCTATTTCATGGCGGCCAAGCTGATGCGCTCTGCCACCATCGCCATCGGCCTTGGCATCGTGGCCAATATTGCCACGTACCTTGTGTTTGATCCTTCCAACTGGGGCATGCGCAGTCTGGTCGGCTATTTCGTGTTTTTTGCGATCGGCGCCTACGCCAGGGATTTCATCACCACACATTACGCCGCCTTCAACCTCAAGCGCTTTACGGCAACTCTGGCATTGACGTTGCTGGGCTTGGCCATTGCCGGTCATTTCAGTCTGCTGGGCGCGCCCGGCGTTGAGATGCTGCTGGGTGTGGTGATGGTCTCAACAACCATCGACGCCTTTGCACTGGCCTGTCGCCACATGAATCTGCACTACCTGTGCCTGATTGGCCGTCAGACCCTGCCAATTTACGTGATGCACCGCATCGTGCTGCATTTCATGTCGCCCTATATGCCAGAGACCACCAACAGCTTTTTGATCGCCATTGAGCCCGTGATCGCGACGCTTGCCATCACGGTCGCCTGTCTGATGCTCTATCATGGCCTGCTGCACTCCAGCACCAAGGCGCGCGGCCTGTTTGCCATGCCGCACACCGTGCGTCGCGTCGCGTATCGCGCTGGCGTCTTGAAGCCGGTGTAACCAACCCGGGCCCCTGCCGATGTGATTCGACAGGGGCCCGGTGGATTTATAGTGAAGGGCCGTACTAGCGTGGATATCCGCCGTACTATCCATCCCGCCCGTCAAAGCCATCCTGCCCGTCAGCGCCATCCTGTCCGTCGATACCCTTACCGCCGTCGCCGCCATCGCCTCCCGGGCCACCATCGCCGCCGTCACCGCCTCGGCCGCCATTTCCTCCTTTACCTCCGGCACCGCCCTTGCCACCGTTGCCCCATCTATACCGGCCACGCCTGCCCCACCGTGACCGCCCTGCGGACAGGCCGTCGTGCCGTGTTTACCGTCTTCGCCCGGCGCACCGTTGAGCTGGCGACAGTCCGTGGGATTGTCGCCAGCGAGTACCGGGCCGGATGCTGACGTCAGCAGCATGGCGCCTGTCAGAAGGATTGTTTTGGCAATGCGCATTGAAGCCTCCTTTGACGTTGCAGGACCTGTCCATGGTTTGGTCAGCCCCATGACGTTCCCTTCAACTGAAGAAATCTTCAAGACGACTCTACCAACTTCGTTCGGACGTGCCACCATGACAGTATCTTTCTGACCATGGGTGTTTCATGACCATCGCTTCTCTCAACGACTGCCGCCACTGGGTCTTCGATATGGATGGCACACTGACCGTGGGCATTCATGACTTTGCGTTCATTCGACGTGAGCTTGAAGTGCCGGATGACAGCGACATTCTCGAACATCTCGAATCGCTGCCAGAGGCCGAGCGCCGGGCCAGCCACGAATGGCTGATGGCGCATGAGCGCGAACTGGCGGCGCGCTCGACGCCTGCAGACGGCGCCATGGCACTGATCCGGGAGCTGTGTGAGCGCGATGTTCGATTGGGCATTCTGACGCGCAATGCACGTGAGCTGGCGCACATCACGCTGGAGGTGATCGGACTGGCGCAGTGCTTTGATCGCGCTGATGTGCTGGGTCGCGAAGACGCTGCGCCCAAGCCGCATCCGGAGGGGCTTGAGCACTTCATCAAACGCTGGGGCGTGGCGCCCTCGGAGATCGTGATGGTCGGCGATAGCCCGCTGGACATGCAGTGCGGGCGCGCAGCGGGCACCCGTACCGTGCTGGTCAATGTGCCGGAGAATGCCTGTCCCGAGGCCACCGACCATCACCTGGCCGATTGTCATGCGCTGATGGCCGCGCTGCGCCGGTCATGATGCGGCCTGCATACAGGGAACCGGACAAGAGCTCAGTTGCAGACCGAACGCTCGGTGTCACAGGCCTTCAGGTCGATGTCCACCGGTTGCGTGCGTACCCCGGCCACTACCAGCGCCGCACCGGCCAACAGCATCGTGCTGGCCGTGGCGCAGACGGCGAGTACACCGCCGATGCCAAAGACAACGCCTCCCGCGGCCGCCCCCAGGGCGATGGCCAGCTGAATCGATGCGACGATCAAGCCGCCGCCGCTTTCGGCTTCATCCGGCACGACACGAGTGATCCAGGTCGACCAGGCCACCGGCACGGCGCCAAAGGCGAACCCCCACAGTGCGACCATGAGCGCATCAGTCCCCATTGAGTAGCCGCCCAGCGTCGCCAGCAACCAGCCCAGCAGACCCATGATCAACGGCATTAGCAGCAACGTTAGACGCAAGCTGCGCTCAAGCAGGTATCCCGCGGCCAGAGTCCCGACGAAGTTTGCCACTCCGAACGCCAGCAGGGTCGATGACAGCGCATTGATGCCCATGTGCGACACGCCTTCGAGAAACGGACGGACATAGGTAAAGAAAGCGAAATGACCGCAGAACACGAGCAGGATGGCCACGAAGCCGACCATCATGCCCGGCCGCTTCATAACGCTCACCAGCGTACCTGGCGGCGAAGGCCGCTCCGGCGTCATGCGCGGCAGGGTGGCATACTGAAACATCAGCGTCAGCACCGATATGGCCGTCGTGAGCAGAAACACGTTACGCCAGCCGACCAGCTCGCCGAGATAGCTGCCCAGTGCCGCGGCACTGATGGTGGCAATGGGAACGCCGGCAAACAGTATCGATAGTGCGCGGGGCACGTCGTGCTCCGGCACCAGTCGCATGACGGTAGCGGCGGAGAGTGCCCAGAATCCGCCCAGCGCCACGCCCAGCAGCATCCGCCCGGCCAGCAGCCAGATCAGATCCGGCGCATAGGCGACCAGTAGATTGGCGGAAATCATCAGTAGCGAAAACGCCAGCAGCACGTGGCGACGGTCGAGCCGCTGGGTGACAGAGGTCACCAACAGCCCCGACAGTAACGCCACCACCGCTGTCACCGTGACGGCCTGTCCCGCCTGGCCCTCGCTGATCGCCAGCGAGTTCGCCATTGGCGTCAGCAAACTCGCCGGTAGAAACTCGGCCATCACCAGGCTGAACACGCCCAGCGTCAACGAGAAAACAGCGCGCCAGGCGCCTCGTGACGCGCCCGGTGCAGGCGAATCGTGCAGGTCATTCGTCATGTGGGACATCCATTGATCATCGAGATGCCGCATAGACTAAAGTAGCACCCCGGAACCGACCATCATTAAAGCTCTAAAATCCTCGATCAAAGTGATAAAACCCTCAATGTCTCAGCTGGCCACCCTACGCCCGCGCGTAACCTTCGACCGGCCGATGCTGCCGGAGTCCTGTCGCGATATGCAGACGTGATGGGCGCCAGCATTGTCCATGGCTGAGTCAAATGTGACGGCACAGAGACCCGCGGTATAAACCACGCGCACAACAATGGTGAGGAACAGGCATTTGACTGCGACGACCGATCGCACAACCGCTATCCTGATCCATCGCTCTGCCCCAGAATGGGGCACTTTTTTGTTTTGAAGGGAATGTTGTGGCATGTCATCGGTGAGCTATACGAACAAGGGATCTCGGGCGGCACTGGCGCTGGCAGGCCTGTTGCTGGTGGCCATCAACCTGAGACCGGCGCTGACCAGCGTCTCGCCGGTACTTAAAAATATCGCCGAGGGGCTGTCGCTATCACCGGCCGCACAGGGGGTTCTGACCACGCTGCCAGTGATCTGTCTCGGACTGGCTGCGCCGCTGGCGCCTAAAATGTCACGACGCATCGGGCCCGAGCGCACCATTTTCATCATTTTGATCCTGCTGGCCGTGACGCTGCTGGTGCGCCCCTTCAGCGGTATGCTGGGGCTTTTCGTATTCACCGCACTGGCCGGGGCCTGCATCGGCATCATGAACGTCCTGCTGCCGGGCATCGTCAAGCGCGACTTCCCGACCCGGGTCAGTCTCATGACCGGCCTTTATACCGTGGCGCTCAATCTGGGCGCTTCGATGGCCGCCGGCGCTACCGAGCCGCTGCGTCAGGCCTTTGGTCATCAGTGGGCGCCCTCGCTCGCCTTCTGGCTGGTACCGGCCGTCATTGCCGCGCTGATCTGGATTCCCCAGCTTCGTGTCACGCATACCGTTCGCGTGCGCCCACGGGATGGTCATTCTCTCTATCGCAATGGACTGGCCTGGCAGGTGACGCTCTTCATGGGGCTGCAGTCATCACTGGCCTACACGGTGTTCGGCTGGCTGCCGACCATTTTGCAGGACCGTGGCGTGGCACCGGTAACGGCAGGCCTGGCGCTATCGGTCTCGATTCTGTGTCAGGTGATCACCGCCATTGTGGCCCCGCTGATTGGCGGGCGAATGAAGGATCAGCGCGCGGTATTGATCAGTGTGATGCTGCTCACCCTCTGTGGTCTGGCGGGCTGCCTGTACGCCCCCATACAGAGCGTCTGGCTGTGGGTGGTGATTCTGGGGCTGGGCCAGGGCGGTACGTTCAGCATGGCGCTGACGCTACTGGCCCTTCGCGCGCCGGATGCCGACACCGCCGCCGAACTGTCCGGGATGGCGCAGGGGTTTGGTTACGTGCTGGCCGCCTTCGGCCCGCTGCTGGTCGGGCTTTTGCACGACTGGTCCGGCGGATGGGATGTGGTGGGCATTTTGCTGGGTCTGATCGGACTGAGCGCCATGATCGTGGCGTTGGGCGCCGGTCGAGACCGTCTGGTCAGGCAGCACGATACAACCTGATCAACTCGATCGCTGCCCTCCGGTATTCGGAACCTGGCTGTCCCATAAAAAACGCCCCGCTTGTGCGGGGCGTCAGACTTGATCATGACAGCGACAGAATCAGCTCAAACGCTGCATGTAATCGACGTAGCCGAAGGTTCTGACCGTTCGAATCTCGCGGCTGGTTTCATCGACCCGGCAGATCGAGGGCAGTCGAATGCCATTGAAGGTGGTGGTCTTGACCATGGTGTAGTGCGCCATGTCGGTAAAGACCAGCCGATCGCCGATGTTGAGTGGGGCATCGAAGGCGTAGTCACCGATGACGTCACCGGCCAGACAGGTCATGCCGCCCAGTCGATAGGTATACGCCTTCTCTCCCGGGTGTGCACCGCCGATGATCTCGGGGCGATACGGCATCTCCAGCACGTCCGGCATGTGGGCGGTGGCAGAGGTATCGAGAATCGCGATCGGTCCATTGTTGTCGATGATATCCAGTACGGTGGTCACCAGATAGCCGGTATTGAGCGCGATTGCCTCGCCCGGTTCCAGATAAACCTCCAGATGCGGATAGCGCTCGCGGAACTCACGAATCACGCGTACCAGCCGTGTTACGTCATAGTCTTCACGCGTGATGTGGTGTCCGCCGCCGAAGTTGACCCAGCGCATTTCACTCAGATACTGGCCGAACTTCTGCTCGAACGCCGCCAGCGTCTCTTCCAGCGCATCACTGTTTTGCTCACACAGGGTGTGAAAGTGAAGCCCTTCGAGACCCTCAAGGTCGCCCGGAGCAAGATCGCCTGCGCGGGTGCCCAGTCGTGAGCCGGCCGCACAGGGATCATAAAGCGCCACGGCGCCAGTGGAGTGTTCGGGATTGACCCGCAGCCCACAGGAGATGCGCCGCGGCGCTGCCGTGACCGTGTCGCGATGGCGCCGCCACTGACCTGGTGAGTTGAAGCTCAGGTGATCGGCGTAGCGCAGCACTTCCGCTATCTCGGCCTCGTTAAAGGCCGGCGAATAGACATGCACCTCGCCGCCAAAGGTCTCGGCACCCAGCCGCGCTTCATCCTGACCGCTGGCCGTGGTGCCTACCAGATACTCTCGCACCAGCGGAAAGCTGTCCCAAAGGGCAAAGCCCTTCAGGGCCAGCAGGATTTTCGCCCCGCTGTCCTTTTGCACCTGCCCAAGCCGCTCGAGATTGCGTCTGAGCAGCGCGTCATCAACCACATAGGCCGGCGACGGGCAGGCGTGGATGTCGAAGTCGATACGGTGATCGCTCATCAACGCTCAGCCCAGCGGGTCATGGTCGGGATCGAGCTCGATCATCTGCCAGGGCAGGCCCATGTCGCCGATGCGTTCCATGAAGGGGTTAGGATCGAGCTGCTCGACGTTGAAGACGCCGTCACCCTTCCAGAGCCCTTCCAGCATCAGCATGGCGCCGGTCACTGCCGGCACGCCGGTGGTAAAGGAGATCGCCTGGGACTGGACTTCCTCATAGCACTTCTCGTGGTCGCAGATGTTGTAGATGTACACCTTGCGACGCTTGCCATCCTTGATGCCATCGAGAATGACGCCGATGTTGGTCTTGCCCTTGGTGCGCGGGCCAAGCGATGCCGGGTCCGGCAGGACGGATTTCAGAAACTGCAGCGGCGAAATTTCACAGCCGTTGACGTTGATCGGCTCGATGCTGGTCATGCCGACATTTTCCAGCACCTTCAGATGCGTCAGATACTTCTCGGAGAAGGTCATCCAGAAGCGAATGCGCTCGATGCCCTTGATGTTCTGCGCCAGTGATTCCAGCTCTTCGTGATAGAGCAGGTACATGTCCTTTTCGCCGATGCCGTCGAAATCAAAGGTGCGCTTTTCCGCCAGCGGCGCGGTCTCGACCCAATCGCCCTTCTCCCAGTAGCGACCGTTCGCGGTGATTTCGCGAATGTTGATTTCCGGGTTGAAGTTGGTGGCAAACGGGTAGCCGTGATCGCCGCCGTTGGCATCGAGAATGTCGATGCGGTGGATCTCGTCGAACAGGTTCTTCTGACCATAGGCACAGTAGATGTTGGTCATGCCCGGGTCGAAGCCACAGCCGAGCGTGGCCATGTTGCCCGCGTTCACATAGCGGTCCTGGAAGGCCCACTGCTCCTTGTACTCGAACTTCGCCTCGTCGGGATGTTCGTAGTTGGCCGTGTCCAGATAGGGCACGCCGGTACGCAGGCAGGCTTCCATGATGGTCAGATCCTGATAGGGCAGTGCCACATGAATCAGGATATCCGGCTTGAAGGATTCAATCAGCGCGACCAGCGCTTCGACGTCGTCAGCGTCAACCTGAGCGGTCTGGATGGGGCGCGACAGCTGGTCGGCAATTGCCCTGCACTTTGCTTCGTTGCGACTGGCCAGACAGATCTCGCCAAATACTTCAGGGTGTTGTGCACACTTGTGGGTCACAACGCCACCGACGCCACCGGCGCCAATAATCAGGACTTTGCTCATGAATTCGATTCCAGATCGGGAAAAGTCAACAGTGAAGGTCTTATCGGTAGTGGGCAACTCATCTGTCAGGCAGATTCAGCGCACCCCGACCCGATGCCACCCCGGTCGTGGTCTCACCGGCCCGATGGGCACCATGGCGAGAAGGCGCCGATGATGGCCCCGCCGGCCGCCGGTCTCAAGTGTTTTTATATGAATATCTGACCATCATGGGTGTTTTTCTGGCTCATGACGAAAATTGTTCTGTCTTCGGTGGGTCGATCATGAGTGGTATTCAACAGGGATGCATCTCGAGCAAAATGGTTTTACCATACTGGGGTACAGTATATTGAGACGTTGCCATGCCGCATTCTCCCGCTGCCCAAAAGCGTGTTCTTGCCCGGGTGCGTCGCATTCGAGGTCAGTGCGAGGCGCTGGAGCGTCGGCTGGAAGCCGGCGCCGAGTGCGCGCCGGTTCTGCAACAGATCGCAGCCATGCGCGGTGCCATCAACGGCCTGATGTCGGAGATGATGGAAACCCACATTCGTGAGACCTTTGGCGATGCCGCTGCCAGCGATGAGGAGCGCACCGATCGCGTGGATGAGACGGCTTCCCTGATCCGTTCCTATCTGAAATAGCCTGTGGTGGTCCGGTTCCCGGGCCCTTCGCAATCTCAAGGAGAGTCACTTGAAATCACGTGCTGCTGTCGCCTTCGGGCCGGGTAAACCACTCGAAATCGTTGAAATTGACGTTGAACCGCCCCGCAAGGGCGAGGTACTGGTACGCATTACCCATACCGGTGTCTGCCATACCGATGCCTTCACGCTCTCCGGCGACGACCCGGAAGGCATTTTCCCGGCCGTACTGGGCCATGAGGGTGGTGGTATCGTCGAGGCCGTCGGTGAAGGCGTGACCAGCGTCAAGCCGGGCGATCATGTTATTCCGCTCTACACGGCCGAGTGCGGCGAATGCAAGTTCTGCCGTTCCGGCAAAACCAACCTGTGCTCGGCGGTTCGGGCCACTCAGGGCAAGGGCCTGATGCCGGACGGCACCACGCGCTTCTCCTACAATGGCGAGCCGATCTATCACTACATGGGCACCAGCACCTTCAGCGAGTACACCGTGGTGGCCGAGGTGTCGCTGGCCGTAGTCAACGAAGAGGCACCGCTGGAGAAGGTGTGCCTGCTGGGCTGCGGTGTGACCACCGGCATCGGTGCGGTGCACAATACGGCCAAGGTCAAGGAAGGCGATACGGTCGCCATCTTCGGTCTGGGCGGCATCGGTCTGGCCGCCATTCAGGGCGCGGTACAGGCGAAAGCCTCACGCATCATCGCCATCGACACCAACCCGAACAAGTTCGAGCTGGCAGAGTCCATGGGGGCGACCGACTTCGTCAACCCGAAGGATCATGATCGCCCGATTCAGGAAGTGATCGTCGAAATGACCGACGGCGGTGTGGATTTCAGCTTTGAATGCATCGGCAATGTCGATGTCATGCGCTCGGCGCTGGAGTGCTGCCACAAGGGCTGGGGCGAGAGCATCATCATTGGGGTGGCAGGCGCCGGTCAGGAGATCCGCACGCGCCCCTTCCAGCTGGTCACCGGCCGCGTCTGGAAAGGCTCCGCCTTTGGCGGCGTCAAGGGTCGCTC contains:
- a CDS encoding tricarboxylate transporter, with protein sequence MAFQSSQASETAKTPVPDTLTWTVPFGVGGGTDVWARFMSHWVGESLENHPAIVINNVPGGGSITGANLFYSRARSNGAEMIVTSASTQYPAMLKDPRVRFDYSRWTPIIAAPTGGVVYAQSSMGEDPKKIMEHLRQHETKFGAQTPTGLELPILLAFDMLGLQVDPVFGMRSRGEGRLAFERGEAGIDFQTTSAYFSSVTPLVKSGQAVPLFSLGVMNDDNIIVRDPAFPDLPTFSELYLAQPDTSRDDMAYQVYHKFFASGYALQKLLLVPRDIDASLLATYLDAARKLAKNPEFLEAARQRIGPYDPVTGEVAARQLEAAMQMSQERRQWIVDWLKQRHDIRVVTQ
- a CDS encoding tripartite tricarboxylate transporter permease, with amino-acid sequence MFESMVSGIGQILTVSHLLYMCLGVSVGLLVGIIPGLGGIAGMALLLPFLYGMDPGLALGMLMGMVAVIPTGDTFASVLMGIPGSSSSQATVMDGFPLAKKGQAARALSSAFLSSLCGGVIGALILTIFILMARPLVLGFSSSELFVLTMLGLAMVAVLSGGQLFKGIAACGLGLLVGAMGTAPATGEFRLNMGIEYLFDGIPLVVVGLGIFAIPEIIELMIQKSSIARDQAGLGKGWKRGVLDVWQNRGLVARCAGIGSIIGTIPGLAGSVVDWLTYGYASRTVKGEKHFGQGDIRGVIAPESANNACACGAMVPTLLFGVPGSGTAAIFLGGLLLLGLEPGVSMITTHLDLTYNIIWSLALANILGAAFCLMLARPVAQLTRVPFALIAPVITMLVLFAAYQATRSLGDWYSLIAIGAIGLMFKQAGWSRPAFLIGFVLAPGAETYFYQSIQFNGLAGFMRPGVLIILSITALALLYPLGRKLLARRRNTASDKTAATTVVEKTQATWGVVDMILVVGMLLVAALSWYDVRDISFIAHVFPMLSIVFLGGGALAVAIQIRTEGAIRVEQPALQGLCWLAGLLMVVVVASVLGFVSTAALGSLLFLTFVARAHWLTIVLITLGIVAFLLGMQSLLSLQYPSGLLDGLILPSS
- a CDS encoding acyltransferase family protein yields the protein MTRSAQRIDWIDAAKGACILAVVVYHFDIFIYQGMHGGHPIVALWDGVISALRPLRMPLFFLISGYLASTSISRRSWAQIRTKKIASLLWVYVLWAVIYWVIVVHILPGNPWFESSFNQDMTMKDFIRRMVTANISLWYLYALVLYFMAAKLMRSATIAIGLGIVANIATYLVFDPSNWGMRSLVGYFVFFAIGAYARDFITTHYAAFNLKRFTATLALTLLGLAIAGHFSLLGAPGVEMLLGVVMVSTTIDAFALACRHMNLHYLCLIGRQTLPIYVMHRIVLHFMSPYMPETTNSFLIAIEPVIATLAITVACLMLYHGLLHSSTKARGLFAMPHTVRRVAYRAGVLKPV
- a CDS encoding HAD family hydrolase, producing the protein MTIASLNDCRHWVFDMDGTLTVGIHDFAFIRRELEVPDDSDILEHLESLPEAERRASHEWLMAHERELAARSTPADGAMALIRELCERDVRLGILTRNARELAHITLEVIGLAQCFDRADVLGREDAAPKPHPEGLEHFIKRWGVAPSEIVMVGDSPLDMQCGRAAGTRTVLVNVPENACPEATDHHLADCHALMAALRRS
- a CDS encoding MFS transporter, with the protein product MTNDLHDSPAPGASRGAWRAVFSLTLGVFSLVMAEFLPASLLTPMANSLAISEGQAGQAVTVTAVVALLSGLLVTSVTQRLDRRHVLLAFSLLMISANLLVAYAPDLIWLLAGRMLLGVALGGFWALSAATVMRLVPEHDVPRALSILFAGVPIATISAAALGSYLGELVGWRNVFLLTTAISVLTLMFQYATLPRMTPERPSPPGTLVSVMKRPGMMVGFVAILLVFCGHFAFFTYVRPFLEGVSHMGINALSSTLLAFGVANFVGTLAAGYLLERSLRLTLLLMPLIMGLLGWLLATLGGYSMGTDALMVALWGFAFGAVPVAWSTWITRVVPDEAESGGGLIVASIQLAIALGAAAGGVVFGIGGVLAVCATASTMLLAGAALVVAGVRTQPVDIDLKACDTERSVCN
- a CDS encoding CynX/NimT family MFS transporter, translating into MSSVSYTNKGSRAALALAGLLLVAINLRPALTSVSPVLKNIAEGLSLSPAAQGVLTTLPVICLGLAAPLAPKMSRRIGPERTIFIILILLAVTLLVRPFSGMLGLFVFTALAGACIGIMNVLLPGIVKRDFPTRVSLMTGLYTVALNLGASMAAGATEPLRQAFGHQWAPSLAFWLVPAVIAALIWIPQLRVTHTVRVRPRDGHSLYRNGLAWQVTLFMGLQSSLAYTVFGWLPTILQDRGVAPVTAGLALSVSILCQVITAIVAPLIGGRMKDQRAVLISVMLLTLCGLAGCLYAPIQSVWLWVVILGLGQGGTFSMALTLLALRAPDADTAAELSGMAQGFGYVLAAFGPLLVGLLHDWSGGWDVVGILLGLIGLSAMIVALGAGRDRLVRQHDTT
- the nspC gene encoding carboxynorspermidine decarboxylase translates to MSDHRIDFDIHACPSPAYVVDDALLRRNLERLGQVQKDSGAKILLALKGFALWDSFPLVREYLVGTTASGQDEARLGAETFGGEVHVYSPAFNEAEIAEVLRYADHLSFNSPGQWRRHRDTVTAAPRRISCGLRVNPEHSTGAVALYDPCAAGSRLGTRAGDLAPGDLEGLEGLHFHTLCEQNSDALEETLAAFEQKFGQYLSEMRWVNFGGGHHITREDYDVTRLVRVIREFRERYPHLEVYLEPGEAIALNTGYLVTTVLDIIDNNGPIAILDTSATAHMPDVLEMPYRPEIIGGAHPGEKAYTYRLGGMTCLAGDVIGDYAFDAPLNIGDRLVFTDMAHYTMVKTTTFNGIRLPSICRVDETSREIRTVRTFGYVDYMQRLS